From one Pseudothermotoga sp. genomic stretch:
- a CDS encoding DUF438 domain-containing protein, translating into MSEGLGKEQKKQAIKHIIKQLHAGMPLVEAKEKFEKEIGSITSYEIAQIEQELINEGVSPEEIKLFCNVHAMLFESVLSKNFKSVDHPAHPINFFKQENEYIKKLLEQIRASAWEKNKEKLKGLLEELKGIEVHYQRKEQVLFPYLEKHGFTGPSKVMWGKHNDIRTMLRKALEEFDRVDFEEYVQKYLNPLVEEVDGMIFKEENILFPTALELLKPEEWVSVLRESKDVGYVYIKLPESLEKLIEELEMNLVQTVSIDEENIVFDTGKLSLNELEAILNTLPIDITFVDSENKVKYFSKSKDRIFVRTKSVIGRDVRNCHPPQSVDKVMQIIEWFRKGEKDEVDFWINFKGKLVYIRYFAVRDRNGKYLGTLEVTQDITQIKKLEGEKRLADETYRPR; encoded by the coding sequence ATGAGTGAAGGTCTTGGAAAGGAACAGAAAAAGCAAGCGATAAAGCACATCATCAAACAGCTCCATGCGGGTATGCCTTTGGTTGAGGCGAAAGAAAAATTTGAAAAGGAAATAGGCTCAATCACATCTTACGAAATTGCCCAGATAGAGCAAGAGTTGATCAACGAAGGGGTTTCTCCAGAAGAGATAAAGCTTTTTTGCAATGTTCATGCTATGCTCTTTGAGAGTGTACTGTCTAAAAATTTTAAAAGTGTTGACCATCCTGCTCACCCAATCAACTTTTTCAAACAGGAAAACGAGTACATAAAGAAATTACTCGAGCAGATCAGAGCGTCTGCTTGGGAAAAGAACAAAGAAAAACTCAAAGGTTTGCTCGAAGAGTTGAAAGGCATTGAAGTGCACTACCAAAGGAAAGAACAAGTTTTGTTCCCATATCTAGAAAAACACGGCTTCACAGGTCCGTCCAAAGTGATGTGGGGTAAACACAACGATATAAGAACGATGCTGAGAAAAGCTTTGGAGGAGTTTGACAGAGTCGATTTCGAAGAGTATGTTCAGAAATATTTGAATCCGCTGGTTGAAGAAGTAGACGGCATGATATTCAAAGAGGAAAACATTCTCTTTCCCACCGCGCTGGAACTGCTCAAGCCGGAAGAGTGGGTGAGTGTACTTAGAGAGAGCAAAGATGTAGGTTACGTCTACATAAAATTGCCGGAAAGTTTGGAAAAATTGATCGAAGAACTCGAAATGAATCTCGTTCAAACTGTTTCTATAGATGAAGAAAACATCGTGTTCGATACGGGAAAGTTGTCTCTCAATGAGTTAGAAGCCATATTGAACACGCTTCCAATTGACATCACCTTCGTCGACAGTGAAAACAAAGTTAAGTATTTTTCGAAATCAAAAGACAGGATCTTTGTGCGCACCAAAAGTGTCATTGGGAGAGATGTGCGTAACTGTCACCCACCTCAGAGTGTCGATAAAGTCATGCAAATCATCGAATGGTTCAGGAAAGGAGAAAAGGATGAAGTAGATTTCTGGATAAATTTCAAAGGTAAGCTCGTTTATATAAGATATTTTGCCGTTCGTGATCGTAACGGAAAATACCTCGGCACCTTGGAAGTTACTCAAGATATCACGCAAATAAAGAAGCTCGAAGGGGAAAAAAGGCTGGCAGATGAAACGTATAGACCCAGATAA
- a CDS encoding glycerol-3-phosphate acyltransferase, with protein MVGFQFLSGSIMYAHILAKINGIDLRKVRDGNPGSSNLWRAKGLKWGALALALDYFKGTFPLFLFIWLGKVSNEYVVAFAAFAGVAGHAFSPILKFKGGKAVATSFGAWSVLTRWEAPTILGTTFALFSLLKRRTTVEEDAFRVLLGFLVLFFYVLYRTMNRDFHILFFYLANFTVITIKHGKDWYRFFTNRRKVHPNV; from the coding sequence GTGGTAGGGTTTCAATTTCTGTCCGGATCGATCATGTACGCGCATATCCTGGCCAAGATCAACGGGATCGATCTTCGAAAAGTTAGAGACGGAAATCCAGGTTCAAGCAATCTTTGGCGTGCGAAAGGTTTGAAATGGGGCGCTCTGGCACTCGCACTGGATTACTTCAAAGGCACCTTCCCTCTGTTTTTGTTCATCTGGCTCGGCAAGGTATCGAACGAATATGTGGTTGCCTTCGCTGCATTCGCTGGCGTCGCGGGGCATGCTTTCTCTCCGATACTTAAATTCAAAGGTGGGAAGGCTGTCGCAACGAGTTTCGGTGCTTGGTCAGTGCTCACAAGATGGGAAGCACCCACCATTTTAGGTACAACTTTCGCACTGTTCAGTCTCCTCAAGAGGAGAACTACCGTTGAGGAGGACGCATTCAGAGTCTTATTGGGATTCTTGGTACTGTTCTTCTATGTTCTGTATCGAACGATGAACAGAGATTTTCACATACTCTTCTTCTATCTTGCCAACTTCACAGTGATAACGATCAAACATGGCAAAGACTGGTATAGATTTTTCACCAATCGAAGAAAGGTGCATCCCAACGTTTAG
- a CDS encoding DUF1858 domain-containing protein — protein MKRIDPDKTIYELTKDYPELIDILAEMGFLGVKNPIMRNTLGRITSLREGCKKQGKSLEEILEKLKQKGFSV, from the coding sequence ATGAAACGTATAGACCCAGATAAAACGATTTATGAACTCACCAAAGACTATCCAGAGTTGATAGATATACTTGCCGAGATGGGTTTTTTGGGTGTGAAAAATCCAATCATGAGAAACACACTCGGTAGGATCACCAGTTTGAGAGAAGGTTGCAAAAAACAAGGCAAAAGTTTAGAGGAGATCTTAGAGAAACTCAAGCAAAAAGGATTCAGTGTTTGA